In a single window of the Campylobacter iguaniorum genome:
- a CDS encoding response regulator transcription factor, which translates to MNKMLKNLTVLLVEDEEKIRNSMGSAMEAVFNKVILAQNGDEGLKKFKKFNPDIVITDISMPIMDGLDMASGIRNISKDTPIIVLSAFSEKEKLLKAIDVGIDKYIIKPIDMEELFEAISFLATSKISGANIIEIGTGYAFNKSKRVLIQNDVEIPLTKKELAFISILVKRLGTLVLHEEIKNTVWIGEKVSDAAIRTFIKRIRDKVGSNLIKNVPGLGYKIETNF; encoded by the coding sequence ATGAATAAAATGCTTAAAAATTTAACAGTACTCTTAGTCGAGGATGAAGAAAAGATCAGAAATAGCATGGGAAGTGCTATGGAGGCGGTATTTAATAAAGTCATATTGGCACAAAATGGAGATGAAGGGCTTAAAAAATTTAAGAAATTTAACCCAGATATCGTAATAACAGACATCTCTATGCCTATTATGGATGGGCTTGATATGGCTAGTGGCATAAGAAATATATCAAAAGATACTCCAATAATCGTTCTTAGTGCATTTAGCGAAAAAGAAAAATTGCTAAAAGCCATAGATGTCGGCATAGATAAATACATAATCAAACCAATAGATATGGAAGAGTTGTTTGAGGCTATATCATTTTTAGCCACAAGTAAGATAAGTGGTGCAAATATTATTGAAATCGGTACTGGATACGCATTTAACAAATCAAAAAGAGTTCTGATACAAAATGATGTAGAAATCCCACTAACCAAAAAAGAATTGGCGTTTATTTCTATACTTGTAAAAAGACTTGGAACGCTTGTGCTTCACGAAGAGATAAAAAATACAGTTTGGATCGGAGAAAAGGTAAGTGACGCTGCGATTAGAACATTTATAAAGCGTATTCGTGATAAAGTTGGTTCAAATTTAATTAAAAATGTGCCAGGTCTTGGTTATAAAATAGAAACAAATTTCTAA